The DNA region AACGTCGAATAGCTTCCCGGCAGGTGTGTCAGCTTCGAATATGATGACATATAGTTTTCGCTTCAAAGCCTGATTATGCATCAGTTCTGTGAATTTATCTTTCAGTTTCATGTTTCACAATGTTTGTTACAAAAGTAGGAAAACCTTTCCGAATGAGAAAAAGGGTACTTGACTTTTTGTAACTTGCTGGAATATGGAGTATATTTGTTACCTGTTTTCACGATTTAAAAGTAAACAACCATGAATCGAATAATAACCTTCGTTATCGGGGTTTTGTTCATCATACTTAAAATAAAGAGCGTATGAATAAAGTATGTGTAGTAACAGGTGGAGCTGCCGGTATCGGTCGTTGCATTGTCGAGATGTTTGCGGAATCGGGATATACGGTGTATTTCATTGATAAGACACCCGAGGCGGTGGAACAGGCGGAAGGAAAGATGTCGGAAAGAGGGCTTTCGGTTACAGGCTTTGTCGGAGATATTGCCGAGGAACAGACGCTGCGGGATTTTGTAGACTTTGTCTTATCCATAGAAGATCAGATTGACTGTCTGATAAATAATGCTTGCCTGACAAATGGAGGAATATTGGGCAACTGTTCGTATGAAGACTTCCTGTATGTGCAACGTGTGGGAGTAGCGGCTCCTTATTTCCTGGCTTTGTCGTTTAAAGACTATTTCAGTGGTGCAGGTGCTATTGTGAATATATCTTCTACCCGTGCTTTCCAGTCGCAGGCTAATACGGAAAGTTATACGGCAGCCAAAGGTGGAATAACGGCTCTGACTCATGCGCTTGCGGTCAGTCTTTCGGGAGTTGCCCGTGTGAATTCTATTGCTCCCGGTTGGATTGATACGGGAAGCTATCATGAAGAGGATTATGTGCCGGCATATACGGAAGGAGACATCATGCAGCATCCCTCGCAAAGGGTAGGAGAACCGGCTGATATAGCCCGTGCAGTTCTTTTCCTTTGTGACGAACGGAACTCCTTTATCAACGGGGAGAACATTACGATTGACGGAGGCATGAGTAAACTAATGATTTATCATAATGATTATGGTTGGGATTATCAACCGTAGAAACTATTAAATATAAAAAGAGAATAATGGAAAAAGTAATTATCAACTCGTACGAGGAATTTGAAAAGCTGGTAGGCCAGCAGATTGGCGTTTCTGATTATGTAGAACTTTCGCAAGAGCGCATCAATATGTTTGCAGATGCTACGTTGGACCATCAATGGATACATGTAGACACGGAACGTGCAAAAACAGAAAGTCACTTCAAGACTACCATTGCGCACGGTTATCTCACTTTGTCTATGCTTCCGCATTTGTGGAACCAGATTATTGAGGTAAACAACCTGAAGATGATGGTTAATTACGGTATGGAGCAGATGAAGTTCGGGCAGGCGGTGTTGTCGGGACAAAGCGTGCGTCTGGTGGCGAAGTTACATTCGCTGGCAAATCTGCGTGGTGTGGCGAAAGCAGAGATTAAGTTTACAATTGAAATAAAGGATCAGCCTAAGAAAGCGCTTGAGGGGATTGCAGTGTTCTTGTATTATTTCAATTGAGGTATCCTTTTCTCCATTGGGATTAACTTATATCTGTAGGGTTATGAATTAATTCACCACAGAGTAGCACTGGGTATCACAGAGTTTAATCAATTTGAAATCAAAAGAATAGAACTCCGTGAGACTCTGTGTTACTCTGTGGTGAAAACTCATTTCTGCACAGATATGAATTGATACTCCTTCTTATTTCTTCCTAATATATTCCTGCCACAAATGCCGGATAGCCGCCACCGGATGATAGAACAACATTCTCGGTCCTGCCCATCTCATCACTACTCTCATCCGTTCTCTCATTTCCGGCTTATAGCAATGCACGGTACAAATCCGACAAGTTGATTTCCCGTCTCCGAACGGACAACGTGAAAGCCGTGTCTGCGCATACTCCAACAATTCCCTGCATTGCGGGCACAGTGTTCCGTTCCCCTCTTTCTTCCGGCAGTAGAGGCGAATCATCTGTTCTACGGTTTGCTTTTCATTTTCGATGCGAGAGTGTTTCATATAAGTTCCAAATGTTTTAATCGTGAGCGGATAGCCCCTTTTCCCGTTCGAAAATATCAGATAGCTCTGCAATTGTTTTTCCTTGATTGTATAATGTTGTCAAGTAGTTATCAGCTTTTTCTTCCCAGGGCAGATAAGCATTTCCGTATTTTTCTTTTTCAGCAGATACACTTTTCTTCTCTTTGGGTAGCATTTTTGCCAATTGAACGATGTGTCTGATGAACTCTGTTTTCCCTTCCGTATATGCCTCTCTGTCATGCTCGTACTTCTCTTTTAATTTCTTCTTGAGTTCTCCGTAATCATGAGCTACATCCGGGTGAGTTTGGAGGTAGTGGCAGAAAACAGGCTCATCCCAATGTCCGACATATCTTACGTGGATATGATAAGCCTGTCCCTGAAACCCCTGTAGGGTATATCCTTTCATGAACATCATGTGCGGGGCAGGTTTTTGAGGCTGTGGAGAATAAATATAACCTATGCTCTCCAGACTTTTGATTAATTCGTTGGTGTTGGTTTCACCATTGATTTCTAATAATATATCTATGGTTGGCTTTGCGATTAGTTGTTCGACGGCAGTACTTCCTATATGGCCAATGCGGTAGATGTTTTTGCCAATAGTATCGTAAAGTATTCTTTCTTCCTGATCGTATAATTTAGCCCAGTCTTTCTTATGCTCAGTCAAGATGATGGGAAACAATGTTCCTAACTCTTCATCGGACATTTCTGTCAATTGTTTCATAACGGGATTCGTTTTTATTTGTGTTGTAAAAGTACGCTTTTCCTGGTAAAGGGGGACATTATTACGGGCTTTTTTTATGCTTCGGCAGGTTATTCTTTTGTCTTTTCTTGCCATCGCATTGGCAAGATGTTGGCAATTAATTCTGCCAGCGTTTCAGCTTCGGAAACTCTTGCTTCATCATGGCAATTGCCTCTTCTTTAGTCACTTTCTGTTCCGAGTCTTTGTTGAATTCCTCAACAAACTGAGCACAGTGTTCTATCATTTCGTCCATGGTGCAGTCCTGAGTGAACTTTCCATTCTGATAACAGTAAGTACAGTAGTCTGCGCTGAGGCTACCGTCAGCATTTGTTCCGCAAACTTCATTGGATGTCAGCGGCATTCCGCAGCTCTGGCAAAATTTCATTTCCATAATTGTTCTTGATTTTAGAGTTTTATAAATATGTATTCTTATTTCAATTGCAGCAATTTCTTTAGCAATCCTTCATTCAGTAGATGCACAGTCTCGAACTTTCCGTTATAGAATACCGCCCAATTATTGAAGATGCAAGGCAGTTGCTTGGCTTTCTCCAGTGTATCGACTTCTATCAACCGCAAAGGTATCTGATTATTCTCGCAATAATTATAAATCTGCTCGATGCAGTTGGGGATGTACGGACATTGCATACCATAATATATAGTCAGTTCTTTGTTTCCAATAATCTGTTTCCGTGCATCCGTCGTGAATTGCGGTTGGCTGCTGTCAAGGGAAAGGGCTAATAATTCGTATTCGTCATGAATGGCATCCACTACCTTGAAGCCATATTTCAGCATAAATTTCTTGTCGGACAAGAAAGGCTTCTTCTTTTTGGAAGACAGCACACAGATACCCGATTTTCCTTGTGCCTTGGCATCGTCAATGCACGATTGCAACAAAGCTTCTCCATATCCTTTTCCCTTGTAGCTACCTGCCACCCACAGGCAGTAGATATACAGATAGTTATCCCCCGTTACAGGCACCCAAGCCTTTTCCAGCGGGGCATACTCGATAAACACCTTGCCTTGTACATCCAGTTTGCGGAAGACGTGCCCTTCTTTGACGCGTTCTGCCAACCAGTTCCGCTTATCATTTACACCTGTTTGATGCTTCTTATCAGAAATGGCGCAACATAAATGTTCGCTCATAACGTTATCCGGACTCAATGTGATAAATTCCATATTATTCTTTTGGTATTGGTATATAGATTTTTGTTATCCATTCTTGCTGATTTTGAGATAAACCATGTCCCGCAATTGTTTTCCGTCCTCATACATGGGATGGTCGTAGTTCTTGATGAAGAAATCGGGTATACGGTGGGAGTAGGTGAAGCCGCACTGTTCGTAAAACGGTATGGTATAGGTACTGTCTCCCGTGCCCACTAACATCGTCTGATAACGGTCCTTGTAGTGTTCCAGCAAAAACTTTATTAACCGTGTTCCATATCCTTTGCGTTGATAATGCGGATAGGTTGCAATGTTCTTTATTTCGTAGGTTCCGTTCCCTTCGTCGGTGATTACACAGGCGGCTTTTAAGTCTCCGTCGTAGAGGGCGAACATTTCTCCGCGTTCCAGATAGAGGTCAATCATGGATTCCTGTTCGTCTGCGAGAAGGAGAAGTTCGAGGAATTCTTTCTTGTTCTTTAAGATAGGTACGATGTTAATCATGACAGTATTGACTGAATTGTTTTCAAATTCCCCAAAGATAGGCAATTGAAACGAGACGGACAATTTTCTTGTGTTAATTGGCTGTCAACTGATAAATTCTCATTTATAACATTATCGCCGATGATTTGAATTATCTTTCGTTGATTTTCCACCTTTTCAGCGTATGAGAAATTATCTTTCGTTCGATTGAACGAAAGATAATTGATATTATTTGGCATGAATACGTCTGTGCGGTAATTTCGTGGCAAACAATTCAGTATTCATTATACAAAAGACAGGAGACGACGAGTATGAAACCAACAGAAAAACAAAAGTACACCGCCCCCGCCATCGAGGTGATACGGATGGAAAGCGAGGGAATTATGGCAAGTAGTCTGGGCGACATGCCGCAAAGACCTTGGGGCAGTAGCACCGGCCGCACCCGTTCCACCGGCTATGGCCGCGCCGCATCCGGCAGTGACCTGGAAGACCTTATCAACGATATTCTCACCATTGAAAAATAAGCGCTATATGAAGAAAATCATCATACCTTCCATCCTCTTCTGCCTGACAATGGCGGCAGGATGCAGCCAGGACGAACCGGCAATGGAAACTCCCGATAACGGCAACGCCCCGGGAAAACAGATAACCGTCACCGCCGCCATGCCCGGTACGGGAGTAGATACTCGCCTGATATACGAAGACCAAACCAACGCGGAAGGCAACGGAAAGCTCATAGTGAAGTGGGCGGCAAGTGGCGAAAAGATATACCTTTATAATAGGACTAGAGAAACGTCATCCATCCTTGAACAAAAAGCAAGTTCACTCAGCTCGGATGGCAAAAACACCGAATTCACCGGGAATTTGCCTGCGGGAACAGAAACGGGCGATGAACTGTACGCCTGTTACCAACACGGCTTGCCCGACATGAACTTTACTCTCACGAAAGTTCCGGCTGACGAAGCCTCCGGGTGGCCGGAAATGGCAAGTTTGCGCATCCCCGACATCACAAGCGACGGAACTCCGGAGAACATAAAGCACACCATCTGTGCCGAGGCCACCTATCAGGGAGAACCCACCGTCAGCTTCAGCTTCCTTCCCCTGACGGCGGCGCTGAAACTTACCATACAGGGAATACCCGCCGGAACAACCATCACTGGCCTGCAACTGAGCAATGTGTCTCGTGCGGCAGACGTGCTTCTGTACTCCCTTCCTCCCGTCTACAATTTCTATTCAAATGAAATACCCATGGAGAAAATAGAAAACCTCTCCCTTACCTCATCGGATAATGTTTTCTATACTGCCCTCGTGCCCTGTTATATATCCGAGATGATGATGATAACCGCCACCGATAGCGAAGGGAAAAAGTATATAGCCGCCCTGCCCACTATCATGATAGAAGCGGGAAACGTATACGTGGCAGAAGTAACACTGAAAGATGTAGTACCCACCGAACCTATCGATGTGGACCAGTATGCCTCTACTGTTGAAGTAAAGGCCGCTATCCAAGCCATCCTCAATGCCGACGTCACCGAAATCAAGCTCAAGGGCGACCTTGCCAAGACGGGAATGGGCGGTACGAAAGGTACATTTGCCGATAATACACAAATCACGAAATGCGACCTCACCGGAGTGACGGGCTGGGGGACAGAGGCAACACTGCCCGACCGCGCCTTTAAGGATTGCACCGCCTTGAAGGAGGTGAAGTTGCCCGATGACGTGCGGGTAATCGGAGAGTATGCTTTTGTCCGCTGCGCTGCGCTGACTGCGGTGAATCTTTCGCAGATTACCCGGATTGATAACGACGCGTTTAATGAATGTACTTCATTGGCGGAACTCGCGATGGATAATGTGACGGCGATAGACGATGAGGCTTTCTACGGATGTACGAGTCTGCAAACGCTCAAAATACCGCAGTGCACCCGGTTCGGCTATTATATCGTTACGGGATGCAGCTCTCTTACCCGGATAGAAGCCACCGCCGCCGGTAATTTCGTTTATATAGATGATGCCGGCAGAACAATAACCGAAACTGTTTTTCAGAACAAAACCCATTCCGGAGAAAAGGCATTTAATTCCGCCGAGTGTACCCTCGTGCTGAACGCCGACAAGCAAGCGGGTGGCAGTGCCGTCCCCACAATCTCCGACGGTAACAGATGGTCTTCCGAATACATTATTTGGAAAAGCATCGGCTTTCAATGATTGACATCGGGGGGCATTCCCTCTCCCGACACGGAATAAGCCTTTTCCCGAAGTTAAGCTTTGAGGCGGTCAAAGTTCAACATTGGCATCGTCAAAGTTCAACTTCGGCACAGTCAAGGCTCAGCCTCCTCCGGGAAGTTTCACTTGCCCGGAGTAATAGTGGTGGGAGGAGACGGAACAGATAATAGAGCAACAATATATTCACTTTAAAAACTTACAATTATGGCATTTGGGAAAAAGCACGGTTTGTCCGTGCTTTTTTTGTTCCACATACCCCAGAAGTGTCTGAGAAGGGTGTACTGTAATGTAATCGGGACAAAATGCAATAAAGTCAGGACAAAATGCAATACCGGCGGATTGCAAATTATAGGCGATCGAAAGATTTTTTAGCTTCGGAGCGGTCACCGGACTCTTTTTCATTCTGCATTTATAACTTTGCGTTCAGATAAAGGTTGTATTCTTTCAATAAAAAATCATCGGGATTCTTTAAGCTTACAATGTAATTTAGCAGATTTTGCTCTTGAAGTTGGTCATATAACTTCGCAAACGTTTGGTCTTTTCTCAGTAAATCTTTAGAGATAAACGTCTTGAACATAAAAATACGTTCTTGCCAGCTAATAACGTCTCCGATTGCATATCCGTCTTGAGAACTTAGTGCACATTTATCCCGCCCTGAGCCTAAAGCAAGAATAAAGCCTAAATAATTATTCTTTATATATTGGTTAATAAGTTCTTGTTTGCCAATCGCGGCACCCTTTAAAAACCTTGAATGATAGCGGGAGAAAAAATGAGGAGGGAAAATATAGATGTTATGATCGCCGGCAATAATGTATTCGTAAACATAAGTTCCTTCTTCGGTTTGCACCTGGGATATAGCGATACACGCGGCATCCTCGGCCAACTTTTTGGTTATTGCATAATAGAATATAAACCAATCATTATTTGTTGTCTTGCTGAAATAGTGAATCGGATTAAATATCATCGGCAAATGAAGGCTTTTAATAATCGCCCTGCGTATTTTTGAATCATAATTTCTTCTGAGGTAAGGAACTATGTTCTCGAATATGTCGTTTTGCATCTCCCTTCTAAGTGCGAAGGGATTCATTGTTCTTGTTATCATTTTTTTAGTGATTGATATTGCGGCCGCAAAGGTAACCAAAACAAACTGCAATTAATCAGGTTAATATGAATTTCAACTACTGATTGGCATGAATAACTATTTTATATCGGGTTTGTTGTATATTGGGGATAAACCTGTATCTTTGTTACATTAAAAAACAGAGCGTTATGGACAATATAGTAAAGCTGACCGAAACCTATTGGGAAATGCTAAAGTCACTGAATGATGATATAAAATTGCGATTAGCCACCCGGTTGACCGCTTCTGTTATTGCCGGTAAAGATGCCCGCAAAAACAGGACTGATGAGATGATAGAAAAGCATCTCGGTAAATGGAAGGATGAAAGAAACTATTGATTGTATTATGGTCACGGAAAATGTGAAGCATCTTAATAGGATAGAGAATATTCAAATAGAAAATTGGATTACTTTTTAAAATAGCAGGAGGACAGATTATGGACCCAATGAAATACATAGTACCCGGCAGAAAACGTCTCCCTTACGGCATGATGAACTTTGCGGATATTCGCCTCGACAATTATTATTATGTGGATAAAACCCGCTTCATCCCCATGATAGAGGAGGCGGACCGCTTCTTCTTCTTCATCCGCCCCCGCCGCTTCGGCAAGAGCTTGACGCTGAACCTACTGCAACATTACTACGACGTGCACACCCGCGACCAGTTTGAGGCACTCTTTGGTGACCTCTACATCGGGCAGCATCCCACACCGGACCGCAACAGCTATCTGGTGCTATACCTCAACTTCTCCGGCATCACCGGCGAGTTGAACAATTACCGCAAAGGACTGGATGCGCATTGTGGAATTACTTTCGAGAACTTCTGTAAAATATATGCCGACCTTCTGCCGCAAGGCACTTTGGAAGGTCTGTGTGCCGTGAGCGGAGCCGTGGAACAGTTGGATTACCTTTACCAGGCCTGCGAATGTGCCGGACAGAAAATGTATCTCTTCATCGACGAGTACGACCACTTCACCAACGCCATCCTCGCCGACCCCGAAAGCCTGCACCGCTATACCAACGAAACGCATGGCGAAGGTTACTTGCGTGCTTTCTTCAACAAAGTGAAAGCGGGAACTTACTCCAGCATCAAGCGTTGCTTCATCACCGGTGTAAGCCCCGTGACGATGGACGACCTCACCAGTGGATTCAACATCGGAACCAACTATTCTCTCACGCCGGAGTTCAACCAGATGATGGGATTCACGGAAGAGGAAGTGCGGGAAATGCTGACCTACTATTCAACCACCAGCCCCTTCAATCACACCGTTGACGAGTTGATAGAAATCATGAAGCCGTGGTATGACAACTATTGCTTCGCACAGGAGTGTTACGGTGAAACCACGATGTATAATTCAAACATGGTGCTCTACTTCGTTAAAAATTATATAATGCGTGGCAAGGCACCACAAAATATGGTGGAAGATAACATTCGCATCGACTACGAGAAACTGCGCATGCTCATTCGCAAGGACAAGGAGTTTGCCCACGATGCTTCCGTCATTCAGACGCTGGTGAGTCAGAGCTATATCACCGGTGAACTGAAGAGTGGCTTCCCCGCCTCCAGCATCACCAACCCCGACAACTTCGTGAGCTTGCTCTACTATTTCGGTATGCTCACCATCAGCGGAATGCATAGAGGAAAAACCAAACTGACCATCCCCAATCTGGTGGTTCAGGAGCAACTCTATACCTATCTTTTAAACACTTACAACGATGCAGACCTGAGTTTCAGCAGCTATGAAAAGAGTGAACTGGCAAGCCAACTCGCTTATGATGGCGACTGGCAAGCCTACTTCGGCTACATTGCCGACTGCCTGAAGACGTATGCCTCGCAACGCGACAAGCAGAAGGGCGAGTTCTTTGTTCACGGCTTCACCCTTGCCATGACCGCGCAGAACCGCTTCTACCGCCCCGTCTCCGAACAGGACACGCAAGCGGGCTATGTAGACATCTTCCTCTGCCCGTTGCTGGACATCTACTCCGACATGACGCACAGTTATATCGTGGAGCTGAAATATGCCAAGTACAAAGACCCCGAAACCCTTGTGGAAAAACTCCGTCAGGAAGCCATCGCCCAAGCCAACCGCTACGCCGATACGGATACGGTGAAGCGTGCCATCGGCAACACCCAGTTGCACAAGATTGTGGTTGTATATAAAGGTATGGAAATGCGGGTGTGCGAAGAAGTTATTTAATCAGCCGTTATGGATCAGGTATCATTCCGAAATGAAGTATATAGCGTAGTCGCCTCCATCCCTTCGGGGCGCGTACTGACGTACGGGCAAATCGCTTATCTTGTAGGTCGCCCCCA from Bacteroides sp. MSB163 includes:
- a CDS encoding SDR family oxidoreductase yields the protein MNKVCVVTGGAAGIGRCIVEMFAESGYTVYFIDKTPEAVEQAEGKMSERGLSVTGFVGDIAEEQTLRDFVDFVLSIEDQIDCLINNACLTNGGILGNCSYEDFLYVQRVGVAAPYFLALSFKDYFSGAGAIVNISSTRAFQSQANTESYTAAKGGITALTHALAVSLSGVARVNSIAPGWIDTGSYHEEDYVPAYTEGDIMQHPSQRVGEPADIARAVLFLCDERNSFINGENITIDGGMSKLMIYHNDYGWDYQP
- a CDS encoding MaoC family dehydratase; amino-acid sequence: MEKVIINSYEEFEKLVGQQIGVSDYVELSQERINMFADATLDHQWIHVDTERAKTESHFKTTIAHGYLTLSMLPHLWNQIIEVNNLKMMVNYGMEQMKFGQAVLSGQSVRLVAKLHSLANLRGVAKAEIKFTIEIKDQPKKALEGIAVFLYYFN
- a CDS encoding nitrous oxide-stimulated promoter family protein codes for the protein MKHSRIENEKQTVEQMIRLYCRKKEGNGTLCPQCRELLEYAQTRLSRCPFGDGKSTCRICTVHCYKPEMRERMRVVMRWAGPRMLFYHPVAAIRHLWQEYIRKK
- a CDS encoding GrpB family protein; amino-acid sequence: MKQLTEMSDEELGTLFPIILTEHKKDWAKLYDQEERILYDTIGKNIYRIGHIGSTAVEQLIAKPTIDILLEINGETNTNELIKSLESIGYIYSPQPQKPAPHMMFMKGYTLQGFQGQAYHIHVRYVGHWDEPVFCHYLQTHPDVAHDYGELKKKLKEKYEHDREAYTEGKTEFIRHIVQLAKMLPKEKKSVSAEKEKYGNAYLPWEEKADNYLTTLYNQGKTIAELSDIFEREKGLSAHD
- a CDS encoding zinc ribbon domain-containing protein, producing the protein MEMKFCQSCGMPLTSNEVCGTNADGSLSADYCTYCYQNGKFTQDCTMDEMIEHCAQFVEEFNKDSEQKVTKEEAIAMMKQEFPKLKRWQN
- a CDS encoding GNAT family N-acetyltransferase — translated: MEFITLSPDNVMSEHLCCAISDKKHQTGVNDKRNWLAERVKEGHVFRKLDVQGKVFIEYAPLEKAWVPVTGDNYLYIYCLWVAGSYKGKGYGEALLQSCIDDAKAQGKSGICVLSSKKKKPFLSDKKFMLKYGFKVVDAIHDEYELLALSLDSSQPQFTTDARKQIIGNKELTIYYGMQCPYIPNCIEQIYNYCENNQIPLRLIEVDTLEKAKQLPCIFNNWAVFYNGKFETVHLLNEGLLKKLLQLK
- a CDS encoding GNAT family N-acetyltransferase; the protein is MINIVPILKNKKEFLELLLLADEQESMIDLYLERGEMFALYDGDLKAACVITDEGNGTYEIKNIATYPHYQRKGYGTRLIKFLLEHYKDRYQTMLVGTGDSTYTIPFYEQCGFTYSHRIPDFFIKNYDHPMYEDGKQLRDMVYLKISKNG
- a CDS encoding leucine-rich repeat domain-containing protein — encoded protein: MKKIIIPSILFCLTMAAGCSQDEPAMETPDNGNAPGKQITVTAAMPGTGVDTRLIYEDQTNAEGNGKLIVKWAASGEKIYLYNRTRETSSILEQKASSLSSDGKNTEFTGNLPAGTETGDELYACYQHGLPDMNFTLTKVPADEASGWPEMASLRIPDITSDGTPENIKHTICAEATYQGEPTVSFSFLPLTAALKLTIQGIPAGTTITGLQLSNVSRAADVLLYSLPPVYNFYSNEIPMEKIENLSLTSSDNVFYTALVPCYISEMMMITATDSEGKKYIAALPTIMIEAGNVYVAEVTLKDVVPTEPIDVDQYASTVEVKAAIQAILNADVTEIKLKGDLAKTGMGGTKGTFADNTQITKCDLTGVTGWGTEATLPDRAFKDCTALKEVKLPDDVRVIGEYAFVRCAALTAVNLSQITRIDNDAFNECTSLAELAMDNVTAIDDEAFYGCTSLQTLKIPQCTRFGYYIVTGCSSLTRIEATAAGNFVYIDDAGRTITETVFQNKTHSGEKAFNSAECTLVLNADKQAGGSAVPTISDGNRWSSEYIIWKSIGFQ
- a CDS encoding AAA family ATPase is translated as MDPMKYIVPGRKRLPYGMMNFADIRLDNYYYVDKTRFIPMIEEADRFFFFIRPRRFGKSLTLNLLQHYYDVHTRDQFEALFGDLYIGQHPTPDRNSYLVLYLNFSGITGELNNYRKGLDAHCGITFENFCKIYADLLPQGTLEGLCAVSGAVEQLDYLYQACECAGQKMYLFIDEYDHFTNAILADPESLHRYTNETHGEGYLRAFFNKVKAGTYSSIKRCFITGVSPVTMDDLTSGFNIGTNYSLTPEFNQMMGFTEEEVREMLTYYSTTSPFNHTVDELIEIMKPWYDNYCFAQECYGETTMYNSNMVLYFVKNYIMRGKAPQNMVEDNIRIDYEKLRMLIRKDKEFAHDASVIQTLVSQSYITGELKSGFPASSITNPDNFVSLLYYFGMLTISGMHRGKTKLTIPNLVVQEQLYTYLLNTYNDADLSFSSYEKSELASQLAYDGDWQAYFGYIADCLKTYASQRDKQKGEFFVHGFTLAMTAQNRFYRPVSEQDTQAGYVDIFLCPLLDIYSDMTHSYIVELKYAKYKDPETLVEKLRQEAIAQANRYADTDTVKRAIGNTQLHKIVVVYKGMEMRVCEEVI